Part of the Sinomonas atrocyanea genome is shown below.
CGCGACATCGAGCGCGCGCTCGTTGCCCTGCTGCCGAGCCCGCGTGAGCAGCCCCGCGTCCTCGAGCCTCTTCAGCAGCGGCGTGACCGTGGCGGGCTCGAGGAGGAGCGCCTCGCTGATCTCCTTCGCGGTGCGCGGGGAACGCTCCCACAGGGCCAGCATCACGAGGTACTGGGGGTGGGTGATGCCGAGCCGGTCGAGGACGGGGCGGTAGGACGCGACGACGCTGCGGCTCGCCACGCTCAGCGCGAAGCAGAGCTGGCGCTCCAGGAGGAGGTCGTCGTCGGTGTCGGGCATCGCAGTCTCCTATTGGTTAGTGCACTAATGATCACGGTACTATGCAGGGGAAGGATCCGTGGAAAGGGAGGACGGCCAATGTCGGGGGAGAACTTCGCGCAGAGGTTCATGCGCACCACCGGGAAGCTGCGGTTCTTCTTCGGGCCGGCCAACCGCAGCTCGGCCACGCACGAGATGACCGAGGCGAACAAGGACCTCCTCGTCCGGCGCCAGGCCGAGGCGCAGCAGTTCGAGACCGTCACGCGGCCCGACGGCAGCACCTACGTGGTCCCCAAGGACCCCGCGGACCAGTCCCTGCGCTGACCCTCTCCCTGCGGCACCCCCGGACGTACAATGCCCGTACCGGAAGGGGGTGATGAGAGATGCCCCACTCGCACAGGGTCCTGAACGCGTTCACGCACGTCGCCGACCGCGCCGCGGCGGTCTGGGGTCCCGCCTCGCACAGCGATCTCGGCGCGCCGGTGGTCCACAAGCACGACGACTTCGAGCGGGCCTCCGAGTCCGAGCTGCTCACGTTCGACGTCGAGACCGACTCCGAAGGACACCACTACGCCGTCCGCAAGGACGAGAAGCCCCCGATGACCCACCACTGAATCCTGCCTGCAGACCGGGGCACGCACGACGACGGCCGGCACCTTCCGCGCGGAAGGTGCCGGCCGTCGTCGTGGGGCTATCGGCGAAGAGCGTCGGGCCGGTCAGCGGCCGGTGCCGCCGTAAACCGTCGCCTCGGACTCGGCGTCCAGGTTGAAGGCCGAGTGGATCGCGCGGACGGCGGCGTCGAGGAGGTCGGCGCGGGTCACCACGGAGATGCGGATCTCCGAGGTCGAGATCATGTTGATGTTGATCCCGGCATCGGAGAGCGCCTGGAAGAACGTGGCGGAGACGCCCGGGTTGGAGCGCATGCCGGCCCCGATGAGGGAGAGCTTGCCGATCTCGGCGTTGTACTCGATGTCCTCGAAGCCGATCTCGCCCTGGGCCGCCTTGAGGGCCTCGAGGGCATCCGCGCCCTCGACGATGGGCAGCGTGAACGAGATGTCCGTCTTGCCGCGCCCGAACGTGGAGATGTTCTGCACGATCATGTCGACATTCGCGTGCGCCTTGGCGATGACCTGGAAGATCGCAGCCGCCTTGCCGGGGATGTCCGGGACGCCCACCACGGTGACCTTGGCCTCGGAGCGGTCGTGCGCGACGCCGGAGATGATGGGCTGTTCCAAGGCGACTCCCTCGCTGATGGTGATCTTGTCGTCGGGGCTGGGCAGCACCCAGGTCCCCTCATGCTGGCTGAACGAGGACCTCACGTGCAGGGGTACCCCGAAGCGGCGCGCGTACTCGACGCAGCGCAGGTGGAGGATCTTGGCGCCCGAGGCGGCGAGCTCGAGCATCTCCTCGCTCGAGATGCGGTCGATCTTCTTCGCGGTGGGGACCACGCGGGGATCCGCGGTGTAGACCCCGTCCACGTCCGTGTAGATCTCGCACACGTCGGCGTCGAGGGCGGCGGCGAGCGCCACGGCGGTGGTGTCCGAGCCGCCCCGGCCGAGGGTGGTGATGTCGTGGCTCTCGCGGCTCACGCCTTGGAATCCGGCGACGATCGCCACCGCGCCCTTGTCGAGGGCAGTGCGCACCCGGTGCGGGTCGACGTCGATGATGCGCGCCTTGCCGTGGATGCCGTCCGTGATCATGCCGGCCTGCGAGCCCGTGAAGGAGCGGGCCTTCGCACCGAGCTTGTTGATGGCCATGGCTAGCAGGGCCATGGAGATGCGCTCCCCGGCGGAGAGGAGCATGTCCATTTCACGTGCGGGTGCCTGGTCCGTGATCTGGCTCGAGAGGTCGAGGAGTTCGTCGGTCGTGTCGCCCATGGCCGAGACCACGACCACGACCTCGTGGCCGGCCCGCTGGGTGTCCACCACGCGCTGGGCCACCCGCTTGATGCCGGCCGCGTCCGCGACGGAGGAGCCGCCGAACTTCTGGACGATCAGCTGCCGGGCAGGCACTTCGAGGGGCAACGACATGCGGGCACACTCACAGGGGTCGAGGGCGGCGGGAAGGGACCCACACATTCTATCGGGCGAGGGTGGGGCCGCTGAATCATGACGGTCGTGCTATGCGTCCCGTTCCGCTGCGGAGCGGCGCGTCCTGCGCGTCGCCGACCAGTCAGGTGTCTTTGCCCTCGACCTCGTCGTCCTCGTTCTCGTCCGGGGCCTCGCGGTCGGTGTAGTGCCCGGGTGTGTGATCGGTGCCCGAGTGCATGGTCCCGTCGGGAAGCTCTTCGTCGGTGTACTGGCCCACGTGCTCATCCGGCGACACGGTGGCGTCGCCGCCCTTGTAGTAGTGGCCGCGTGCCTTGTCGGCGTGGGCATCTCTGCCGCTGTCGTAGTAGTGACCGCGGGGTTCGGGCTGGTCTTGTCCCATGCGTCCACTGTAGGTCCGGCAGTGCCCTGTGGGCACCTGCGCGTGTGTGCCGTTCAGCCGACGAGGTCGGGGTAGTGGAGCCGCGCCGTCTGCGGATGGGCGCGCAGCCACCCCTTGAGGACGTTCTCACCGTAGGAGGAGAGCATCGGGTTGTCGGGATCGTCGGAGACGCCGCGAGCCTGCGCGGCGAGGTCGGCGGGAAGCTCGACCTTGTCGATGACGGCGTCCAGGCGCGGGGACCAGAAGAACGGCACGGAGTAGCGGTCCACGCCCGCGGCCGGGGCAATGACGCGGTGGATCGTGGCCATGAGGTAGCCGTCGGTGGCGACTTCGAGCATCTCGCCCAGGTTCACGACGAGGGCGCCCGGCGTCGGTGGGACGTCGATCCATTCCTCCTGCCCGTAGGGCTGGACCTCGAGGCCCCCGACCCCGTCCTGCAGCAGCAGGGTGACGAAGCCGTAGTCCGCGTGCAGGCCCACGCCCTGCTGGCCGGCCTCGGGCACCACCCCGGTCCCGACGTAGTGCACGAGCTTGCCCATCCACGCCGGCGTCCCGGCGAAGGGCTCGGCGAAGT
Proteins encoded:
- a CDS encoding MarR family winged helix-turn-helix transcriptional regulator, whose translation is MPDTDDDLLLERQLCFALSVASRSVVASYRPVLDRLGITHPQYLVMLALWERSPRTAKEISEALLLEPATVTPLLKRLEDAGLLTRARQQGNERALDVALTPKGTALREQALSVPTTMMARLGISREEAAELHGSMTRLIAAAQASRAADASA
- a CDS encoding aspartate kinase yields the protein MSLPLEVPARQLIVQKFGGSSVADAAGIKRVAQRVVDTQRAGHEVVVVVSAMGDTTDELLDLSSQITDQAPAREMDMLLSAGERISMALLAMAINKLGAKARSFTGSQAGMITDGIHGKARIIDVDPHRVRTALDKGAVAIVAGFQGVSRESHDITTLGRGGSDTTAVALAAALDADVCEIYTDVDGVYTADPRVVPTAKKIDRISSEEMLELAASGAKILHLRCVEYARRFGVPLHVRSSFSQHEGTWVLPSPDDKITISEGVALEQPIISGVAHDRSEAKVTVVGVPDIPGKAAAIFQVIAKAHANVDMIVQNISTFGRGKTDISFTLPIVEGADALEALKAAQGEIGFEDIEYNAEIGKLSLIGAGMRSNPGVSATFFQALSDAGININMISTSEIRISVVTRADLLDAAVRAIHSAFNLDAESEATVYGGTGR
- a CDS encoding isopenicillin N synthase family dioxygenase produces the protein MSTARTSIPVLDLSTARGADGGFRPEFLDALRDATHSVGFFQIVGYGGRPGQDQELLDTVAEFFRLPLDERLALDNRTSAQFRGYTRLGTEVTRGRADAREQIDYGPERAPLEQVPADQPYLRLQGPNQWPAGFPALEKAAMEWAELMSAVGAELLSAISASLGLPEDHFAEPFAGTPAWMGKLVHYVGTGVVPEAGQQGVGLHADYGFVTLLLQDGVGGLEVQPYGQEEWIDVPPTPGALVVNLGEMLEVATDGYLMATIHRVIAPAAGVDRYSVPFFWSPRLDAVIDKVELPADLAAQARGVSDDPDNPMLSSYGENVLKGWLRAHPQTARLHYPDLVG